A single region of the Streptomyces sp. NBC_01803 genome encodes:
- a CDS encoding ribonuclease Z, whose amino-acid sequence MSARELVVLGTASQVPTRHRNHNGYVLRWDAETILFDPGEGTQRQMLLAGVSAHDLTRICVTHFHGDHSLGLAGVIQRISLDQVPHPVAAHYPASGQEFFDRLRYATAYREAARLLPRPVAGEGVLAESSAFTLTARRLSHPVESFGYRLVEPDGRRMLPDRLAAHGVSGPDVGLLRRAGRLRGVTLEEVSVRRPGQRFAFVMDTRLCDGVYALAEGCDLLVIEATFLAADLALAHEYGHLTAGQAARAAAESGVRHLVLTHFSQRYPDPEPFAREAREAGFEGELTVAEDLMRVPLPSRR is encoded by the coding sequence TTGTCCGCCCGCGAGCTGGTCGTGCTCGGCACGGCCAGCCAGGTGCCCACGCGGCACCGCAACCACAACGGCTATGTGCTGCGCTGGGACGCCGAGACCATCCTGTTCGACCCCGGCGAGGGCACCCAGCGGCAGATGCTGCTGGCCGGGGTCAGCGCGCACGACCTCACCCGGATCTGCGTCACGCACTTCCACGGCGACCACTCGCTCGGCCTGGCCGGGGTGATCCAGCGCATCAGCCTCGACCAGGTGCCGCACCCGGTCGCCGCCCACTACCCGGCGAGCGGGCAGGAGTTCTTCGACCGGCTGCGGTACGCCACCGCCTACCGCGAGGCCGCGCGCCTGCTGCCGCGGCCGGTGGCCGGGGAAGGGGTGCTGGCGGAGTCTTCCGCGTTCACGCTGACGGCCCGCCGGCTGTCCCACCCGGTCGAGTCCTTCGGCTACCGGCTGGTCGAGCCGGACGGCCGCCGGATGCTGCCGGACCGGCTCGCGGCGCACGGCGTCTCCGGTCCCGACGTGGGCCTGCTGCGGCGCGCGGGGCGGCTGCGCGGCGTCACGCTGGAGGAGGTGAGCGTGCGGCGGCCGGGCCAGCGCTTCGCGTTCGTCATGGACACCCGGCTGTGCGACGGCGTCTACGCGCTGGCCGAGGGCTGCGATCTGCTGGTCATCGAGGCCACCTTCCTGGCCGCGGACCTCGCGCTGGCCCACGAGTACGGCCATCTCACCGCCGGGCAGGCGGCCCGCGCCGCCGCCGAGAGCGGGGTACGGCACCTGGTGCTGACGCACTTCTCGCAGCGCTACCCCGACCCGGAGCCGTTCGCCCGGGAGGCGAGGGAAGCCGGCTTCGAGGGCGAACTGACGGTGGCCGAAGACCTCATGCGGGTGCCGCTCCCGTCGCGGCGCTGA
- a CDS encoding family 4 glycosyl hydrolase encodes MRLSIIGGGGFRVPLVYRALLTTADRDAAGRCSEVTLYDTDPGRARVIATVLAADAAGLPDAPAVRIAESLDDAVRGADFVFCAVRVGGTAGRTRDERVPLAEGVLGQETVGAGGVLYGLRTIPVALRIAARVRELAPEAWLINFTNPAGMVTEAMASELGHRVIGICDSPVGLVRRAARAAGADPDEVTFGYVGLNHLGWLQSLTHHGTDLLPGLLADDAALASFEEGRLFGADWLRALGILPNEYLHYYYFGRETLAAARVAAETRGEFLDRQQSAFFAAAGRDPERAARLWERARLEREETYGAEGRAATGGWQRDSCDLEGGGYERVALDLMRAIATDRRARLILNVRNAGAVPALPDDGIIETVCDVDAHGAHPVPCLSPGLPELGLMLQVKAVERATIEAATTGSGAAALRALALHPLVDSPTTAARMLSAATGAAPA; translated from the coding sequence ATGAGGCTCTCGATCATCGGCGGCGGCGGGTTCCGCGTTCCCCTGGTATACCGGGCGCTACTGACAACGGCCGATCGCGACGCGGCCGGCCGCTGCTCCGAGGTGACGCTGTACGACACCGACCCCGGTCGCGCCCGGGTGATCGCCACGGTCCTCGCCGCCGACGCGGCCGGCCTGCCGGACGCGCCCGCCGTGCGGATCGCCGAGTCGCTGGACGACGCGGTGCGCGGCGCGGACTTCGTCTTCTGCGCGGTGCGGGTGGGCGGCACGGCCGGCCGGACCCGCGACGAGCGGGTGCCGCTGGCCGAAGGGGTACTGGGCCAGGAGACGGTCGGCGCGGGCGGCGTGCTGTACGGGCTGCGCACCATCCCGGTGGCGCTGCGGATCGCGGCGCGCGTCCGCGAGCTGGCGCCCGAGGCGTGGCTGATCAACTTCACCAACCCGGCCGGGATGGTGACCGAGGCGATGGCGTCCGAGCTGGGCCACCGGGTGATCGGCATCTGCGACTCGCCGGTCGGCCTGGTCCGGCGCGCGGCGCGGGCGGCGGGCGCCGACCCGGACGAGGTGACGTTCGGCTATGTCGGCCTCAACCACCTGGGTTGGCTCCAGTCGTTGACGCACCACGGCACCGACCTGCTGCCGGGGCTGCTGGCGGACGACGCGGCGCTGGCGTCGTTCGAGGAGGGCCGGCTGTTCGGCGCGGACTGGCTGCGGGCGCTCGGCATCCTCCCCAACGAGTACCTGCACTACTACTACTTCGGCCGCGAGACCCTGGCGGCGGCCCGCGTGGCCGCCGAGACGCGCGGGGAGTTCCTCGACCGGCAGCAGAGCGCGTTCTTCGCGGCGGCCGGGCGCGACCCCGAGCGCGCGGCCCGGCTGTGGGAACGCGCCCGGCTGGAGCGCGAGGAGACGTACGGCGCCGAGGGCCGCGCGGCCACCGGCGGCTGGCAGCGCGACAGTTGCGACCTGGAGGGCGGCGGCTACGAGCGGGTCGCGCTCGACCTGATGCGCGCGATCGCCACGGACCGGCGCGCCCGCCTGATCCTGAACGTCCGCAACGCGGGCGCGGTCCCGGCGCTCCCCGACGACGGGATCATCGAGACCGTCTGCGATGTGGACGCCCACGGCGCCCACCCCGTGCCGTGCCTGTCGCCGGGGCTGCCGGAGCTGGGCCTGATGCTCCAGGTCAAGGCGGTGGAGCGGGCCACGATCGAGGCCGCGACCACCGGCTCCGGCGCGGCGGCCCTGCGCGCCCTCGCCCTGCACCCGCTGGTCGACTCCCCCACCACCGCCGCCCGGATGCTCAGCGCCGCGACGGGAGCGGCACCCGCATGA
- a CDS encoding PhoH family protein: MTQTPTHQPAAPAAEATARFTVPAKHPMVTVLGSGDALLRVIEKAFPATDIHVRGNEITATGDRAEVELIQRLFDEMMIVLRTGQPLTEDAVERSIAMLRGTEGSGATSPAQVLTQNILSNRGKTIRPKTLNQKHYVDAIDTHTIVFGIGPAGTGKTYLAMAKAVQALQSKQVTRIILTRPAVEAGERLGFLPGTLYEKIDPYLRPLYDALHDMLDPDSIPRLLSAGTIEVAPLAYMRGRTLNDAFIILDEAQNTNAEQMKMFLTRLGFESKIVITGDVTQVDLPTGTKSGLRQVQDILQGVDDVHFSRLTSQDVVRHKLVGRIVDAYERFDDRNDRNGK; the protein is encoded by the coding sequence ATGACACAAACACCGACACACCAGCCAGCGGCCCCCGCCGCTGAAGCGACCGCCCGGTTCACCGTGCCGGCGAAGCACCCGATGGTCACGGTGCTGGGCTCCGGCGACGCGCTGCTGCGCGTCATCGAGAAGGCGTTCCCCGCCACGGACATCCACGTCCGGGGCAACGAGATCACCGCCACCGGCGACCGCGCCGAGGTGGAGCTGATCCAGCGCCTCTTCGACGAGATGATGATCGTCCTGCGCACTGGCCAGCCCCTGACGGAGGACGCCGTCGAGCGGTCGATCGCGATGCTGCGGGGCACGGAGGGCAGCGGCGCCACCAGCCCCGCGCAGGTCCTCACGCAGAACATCCTGTCGAACCGCGGCAAGACGATCCGCCCGAAGACGCTGAACCAGAAGCACTACGTCGACGCGATCGACACCCACACGATTGTCTTCGGCATCGGCCCGGCGGGCACCGGCAAGACGTACCTGGCGATGGCCAAGGCGGTGCAGGCCCTCCAGTCCAAGCAGGTCACCCGGATCATCCTGACCCGCCCGGCCGTCGAGGCGGGGGAGCGGCTCGGCTTCCTGCCCGGCACGCTGTACGAGAAGATCGACCCGTATCTGCGCCCGTTGTACGACGCGCTGCACGACATGCTCGACCCGGACTCGATCCCGCGGCTGCTCAGCGCGGGCACGATCGAGGTGGCGCCGCTGGCGTACATGCGGGGCCGGACGCTCAACGACGCCTTCATCATCCTGGACGAGGCGCAGAACACGAACGCCGAGCAGATGAAGATGTTCCTGACCCGGCTCGGCTTCGAATCCAAGATCGTGATCACCGGCGACGTCACCCAGGTCGACCTGCCCACCGGCACGAAGAGCGGCCTGCGGCAGGTGCAGGACATCCTCCAGGGCGTGGACGACGTGCACTTCTCTCGGCTCACCAGCCAGGACGTGGTCCGCCACAAGCTGGTCGGCCGGATCGTCGACGCCTACGAGCGCTTCGACGACCGGAACGACCGGAACGGAAAGTAG
- a CDS encoding histidine triad nucleotide-binding protein, protein MAGEPQADCLFCKIVSGDVPATIVRETETTVAFRDINPQAPCHVLVIPRAHYPDGAALATAAPEVAADVLREAGEVAAQEKVDGHGYRVVFNTGAGAGQTVFHAHAHLLAGRGLTWPPG, encoded by the coding sequence ATGGCGGGAGAACCCCAGGCCGACTGCCTGTTCTGCAAGATCGTGTCGGGCGACGTGCCGGCGACGATCGTCCGGGAGACAGAGACCACCGTCGCCTTCCGGGACATAAACCCGCAGGCGCCGTGCCACGTGCTGGTGATCCCCCGGGCCCACTACCCGGACGGGGCCGCGCTGGCCACCGCCGCGCCGGAGGTGGCCGCCGACGTGCTGCGCGAGGCGGGTGAGGTGGCCGCGCAGGAGAAGGTGGACGGCCACGGGTACCGCGTCGTGTTCAATACCGGAGCGGGCGCGGGCCAGACGGTCTTCCACGCGCACGCCCACCTGCTGGCGGGACGCGGTCTGACCTGGCCGCCGGGCTAG
- the ybeY gene encoding rRNA maturation RNase YbeY yields MAIEVNNESGVEIDERSVLDIARYALARMRIHPLSELSVIAVDEAAMEQLHLQWMELPGPTDVMSFPMDELRPPSRDDEEPIQGLLGDIVLCPQVARKQGEQAPTQHSMDDELALLTVHGVLHLLGYDHEEPVEKAEMFGLQKAIVDGWRAERGLTGPSPAPTTT; encoded by the coding sequence ATGGCGATCGAGGTCAACAACGAATCCGGCGTGGAGATCGACGAGCGGTCCGTTCTGGACATCGCCCGCTACGCCCTCGCCCGGATGCGCATTCATCCGCTCTCCGAGCTCTCGGTGATCGCGGTCGACGAGGCGGCCATGGAGCAGCTCCATCTCCAGTGGATGGAGCTGCCCGGACCGACGGACGTGATGTCGTTCCCGATGGACGAGCTGCGGCCCCCCTCCCGGGACGACGAGGAGCCCATCCAGGGCCTGCTGGGGGACATCGTGCTCTGCCCCCAGGTGGCCAGAAAGCAGGGTGAGCAGGCCCCCACCCAGCACTCCATGGACGACGAGCTCGCGCTGCTCACCGTGCACGGCGTGCTGCACCTGCTCGGGTACGACCACGAGGAGCCCGTCGAGAAGGCCGAGATGTTCGGCCTCCAGAAGGCCATCGTCGACGGCTGGCGCGCCGAGCGCGGCCTGACGGGGCCGTCCCCGGCCCCGACCACGACATGA
- a CDS encoding GTPase-associated protein 1-related protein — protein MHGSHVIRRLRFTIAVDPGNGEVSARHIPLGPPAPDGLPIALAPLVAASAPAPGDSLSYARLPGDDGAVLCHTPPKGGEADVLFLPNGAAGDLPAMWPIDLWRSPTWRPARLGTAPGRRLGEDTVPRPAMEITDGRLADFARARQARMIAFLSDVRRLFTGSAPGPRIVVAEEDQAAVALWIALACRFLHRFVDESHARSLTFTTRARRPYEAPQQIVGIGPDTDFDRKDLDLLTRYRVHDGLGGDGSRPEPDPWVAKAARVWLRELPGRAGPVPQSPPPSTPERLRLAAERLRGRPHQLHGTGLYRVLAARLPNGGPTDPDTLLLMYELVWGTAGPDLKGALEIARTCPPELVVAARLHLWLTSWLSRPGEITDDRCALAQELLRHEHVYRLDATKRAVAELLVRGQDITAGGEAADEAERLIRARLNRHDTPLTTELLAWARRRLRRYEESARL, from the coding sequence ATGCACGGGAGCCACGTCATCCGAAGGCTCCGCTTCACCATCGCCGTCGATCCCGGTAACGGTGAAGTCTCCGCGCGCCATATCCCGTTGGGGCCACCCGCCCCGGACGGCCTGCCGATCGCGCTGGCGCCCCTGGTGGCCGCCTCGGCCCCGGCTCCCGGCGACTCCCTGAGCTACGCCCGGCTGCCGGGCGACGACGGCGCGGTGCTGTGCCACACCCCGCCCAAGGGCGGCGAGGCCGACGTGCTGTTCCTGCCGAACGGCGCCGCCGGTGACCTGCCCGCGATGTGGCCCATCGACCTGTGGCGCTCCCCCACCTGGCGCCCGGCCCGGCTGGGAACGGCTCCCGGCCGGCGGCTGGGTGAGGACACCGTGCCGCGCCCGGCCATGGAGATCACCGACGGCCGGCTGGCCGACTTCGCGCGGGCCCGGCAGGCCCGCATGATCGCCTTCCTCAGCGACGTCCGCCGCCTGTTCACCGGGTCGGCCCCCGGGCCGCGGATCGTCGTCGCCGAGGAGGACCAGGCGGCCGTCGCACTGTGGATCGCGCTCGCCTGCCGCTTCCTGCACCGGTTCGTGGACGAGTCGCACGCCCGCTCCCTGACGTTCACCACCCGCGCCCGGCGCCCGTACGAGGCGCCCCAGCAGATCGTGGGCATCGGCCCGGACACCGACTTCGACCGCAAGGACCTCGACCTCCTGACGCGCTACCGGGTACACGACGGCCTCGGCGGCGACGGCAGCCGGCCCGAGCCGGACCCATGGGTGGCGAAGGCGGCCCGCGTCTGGCTGCGCGAGCTGCCCGGACGCGCCGGCCCGGTGCCGCAGAGCCCGCCGCCCAGCACGCCGGAACGGCTGCGCCTCGCGGCGGAACGGCTGCGCGGACGCCCCCACCAGCTCCACGGCACCGGCCTCTACCGGGTGCTGGCCGCCCGCCTGCCGAACGGCGGACCGACCGACCCGGACACGCTCCTCCTGATGTACGAGCTGGTCTGGGGCACGGCGGGCCCCGACCTCAAGGGCGCGCTGGAGATCGCCCGCACCTGCCCACCCGAGCTGGTCGTCGCCGCCCGCCTGCACCTGTGGCTGACGTCCTGGCTGAGCCGCCCCGGCGAGATCACGGACGACCGCTGCGCGCTGGCCCAGGAGCTGCTGCGGCACGAGCACGTGTACCGGCTGGACGCCACCAAACGCGCGGTGGCCGAACTCCTGGTCCGGGGCCAGGACATCACCGCCGGCGGCGAAGCCGCGGACGAGGCGGAACGCCTGATCCGCGCCCGCCTGAACCGCCACGACACCCCCCTCACGACAGAGCTCCTCGCCTGGGCCCGCCGCAGACTCCGCCGCTAC
- a CDS encoding hemolysin family protein, with protein MTGSLLVAVVALLAVAWLASCAEAGLAVITGFRAEEAVRAGRRGAARLAVAAADPTRYLNLALLLRVASEMGAAVLVAYACLKEFGEVWQALTVAFGVMVLLSFVAVGVSPRTIGRQHPLNTTTAAAYVLVPLARVLGPLTQFLIILGNALTPGKGFRKGPFASEAELRAMVDLAERESLIEDEERRMVHSVFELGDTLVREVMVPRTDLVTIDRHKTLRQALTLALRSGFSRIPVTGESDDDIVGIAYLKDLTRKVHDSRAAEAELVETVMRPATFVPDTKNAGDLLREMQRDHTHAAVVIDEYGGTAGLVTIEDILEEIVGEITDEYDTELPPVEALGDGAYRVTARLDLGALGELYGLWLDDEDVETVGGLLAKALGRVPIAGARAVVDMSSEQSRTPAAPPLAALRLTAESAAGRRNRIDRVLVEPIPAEPATNGEPPGSSPSRRDHGHP; from the coding sequence ATGACCGGCTCCCTGCTCGTCGCCGTCGTGGCCCTGCTCGCCGTGGCCTGGCTGGCCTCCTGCGCGGAGGCCGGCCTCGCGGTGATCACCGGCTTCCGCGCCGAGGAGGCCGTGCGCGCCGGTCGGCGCGGCGCGGCCCGCCTCGCCGTGGCCGCCGCCGACCCGACCCGCTATCTGAACCTGGCACTGCTGCTGCGCGTCGCCAGCGAGATGGGCGCGGCGGTGCTGGTGGCGTACGCCTGCCTGAAGGAGTTCGGCGAGGTCTGGCAGGCGCTGACGGTGGCGTTCGGCGTGATGGTGCTGCTGTCGTTCGTGGCGGTCGGGGTCTCGCCGCGCACGATCGGCCGCCAGCATCCGCTGAACACGACGACGGCGGCGGCGTACGTGCTGGTGCCGCTGGCGCGGGTGCTGGGCCCGCTGACGCAGTTCCTGATCATCCTGGGCAACGCGCTGACACCGGGCAAGGGTTTCCGCAAGGGGCCGTTCGCGTCGGAGGCCGAGCTGCGGGCGATGGTCGACCTGGCCGAGCGGGAGTCGCTGATCGAGGACGAGGAGCGCCGGATGGTGCACTCGGTCTTCGAGCTGGGCGACACCCTGGTGCGCGAGGTGATGGTGCCGCGCACCGACCTGGTCACGATCGATCGGCACAAGACGCTGCGGCAGGCGCTGACGCTGGCGCTGCGCTCGGGCTTCTCGCGGATTCCGGTCACTGGGGAGAGCGACGACGACATCGTCGGCATCGCGTATCTGAAGGACCTGACCCGGAAGGTGCACGACAGCCGGGCGGCGGAGGCCGAGCTGGTGGAGACGGTGATGCGGCCGGCGACGTTCGTGCCCGACACGAAGAACGCGGGCGATCTGCTGCGCGAGATGCAGCGGGACCACACGCACGCGGCGGTGGTGATCGACGAGTACGGCGGCACGGCCGGGCTGGTGACCATCGAGGACATCCTGGAGGAGATCGTCGGGGAGATCACCGACGAGTACGACACGGAGCTGCCGCCGGTCGAGGCGCTCGGCGACGGCGCGTACCGGGTCACCGCCCGGCTCGACCTCGGCGCGCTGGGAGAGTTGTACGGGCTGTGGCTGGACGACGAGGACGTGGAGACGGTCGGTGGCCTGCTGGCCAAGGCCCTGGGCCGGGTGCCGATCGCCGGCGCGCGGGCCGTCGTGGACATGTCGTCGGAGCAGAGCCGCACCCCCGCCGCCCCGCCCCTGGCGGCCCTCCGCCTGACGGCGGAGTCGGCGGCGGGCCGCCGCAACCGGATCGACCGTGTCCTGGTCGAGCCCATCCCGGCCGAGCCGGCCACCAACGGCGAGCCCCCCGGCTCCTCCCCATCCCGCCGCGACCACGGCCACCCCTGA
- a CDS encoding HTTM domain-containing protein, with amino-acid sequence MWGERVRVAGARGVSGAGPAVFRCAFGIAVTVNALMYLPDLADAYYADAAFHFGYPPLTFVQPPPGPWLRLVYAGMVVAGLLIAAGLWYRAACAAFFTLTTYVFLLDSSFYQNHEYLLSLLSFLMIFLPLHSSWSLDARLRPAVASPTVPAWVVWLLRFQIGVPYVFGGLAKLNGDWLRGEPLRGWLAERADFPLVGRFFTEEPVVLAMAYGSLVFDLTVAGLLSHRRTRAWAFAAAVCFHLANARLWGLFIFPWLMIPATTVFFPPDWPRRLLHRVREPTPAPAPALVPVPVPVPVPVTAPVPVPVAAPVAARRAAVRPALALCLAAWATVQMLLPLRHLLIPGPANWTEEGHRYAWHMMLRAKEGTAAFILTDGRRVWRIDNADYLTPEQEARLAGHPERLVLFAHFLSEEFDGAEVRVRAWVALNGRDPALLIDPDVDLSRIPVPWWGHADWILPLDEPLPGP; translated from the coding sequence GTGTGGGGGGAGCGGGTGCGCGTCGCGGGGGCGCGCGGGGTGAGCGGGGCCGGTCCGGCCGTCTTCCGCTGCGCGTTCGGGATCGCCGTCACCGTGAACGCGCTGATGTACCTGCCGGATCTGGCGGACGCCTACTACGCCGACGCCGCCTTTCACTTCGGCTATCCCCCACTGACGTTCGTCCAGCCGCCGCCCGGACCGTGGTTACGTCTGGTCTACGCGGGGATGGTCGTCGCCGGCCTGCTGATCGCGGCCGGGCTGTGGTACCGCGCGGCGTGCGCGGCGTTCTTCACGCTGACCACCTATGTGTTCCTGCTGGACTCCTCGTTCTACCAGAACCACGAGTACCTGCTGTCGCTGCTGTCATTCCTGATGATCTTCCTTCCTCTGCACAGCAGTTGGTCGCTGGACGCGCGATTGCGCCCGGCCGTCGCGTCGCCGACCGTGCCCGCCTGGGTGGTGTGGCTGCTGCGCTTCCAGATCGGCGTGCCGTACGTCTTCGGCGGCCTCGCCAAGCTCAACGGCGACTGGCTGCGCGGCGAGCCGCTGCGGGGCTGGCTCGCCGAACGCGCCGACTTCCCCCTTGTCGGTCGCTTCTTCACCGAGGAGCCGGTCGTTCTCGCGATGGCCTACGGCTCGCTCGTCTTCGATCTGACGGTCGCCGGTCTCCTGTCGCACCGCCGCACGCGCGCCTGGGCGTTCGCCGCGGCCGTCTGCTTCCACCTGGCCAACGCCCGGCTGTGGGGCCTGTTCATCTTCCCGTGGCTGATGATCCCGGCGACCACCGTCTTCTTCCCACCCGACTGGCCCCGGCGGCTGCTCCACCGCGTCCGCGAACCCACGCCCGCGCCCGCGCCCGCGCTCGTTCCCGTCCCTGTCCCCGTCCCTGTCCCCGTCACCGCCCCCGTCCCTGTCCCCGTCGCCGCCCCCGTCGCCGCCCGGCGAGCGGCCGTGCGCCCCGCCCTGGCCCTGTGCCTCGCCGCCTGGGCGACGGTCCAGATGCTGCTGCCGCTGCGCCACCTCCTCATCCCCGGCCCGGCCAACTGGACGGAGGAGGGCCACCGTTACGCCTGGCACATGATGCTGCGCGCCAAGGAGGGCACCGCCGCCTTCATCCTCACCGACGGCCGCCGGGTGTGGCGGATCGACAACGCCGACTATCTGACCCCCGAACAGGAGGCCCGGCTGGCGGGCCACCCCGAGCGCCTCGTGCTCTTCGCCCACTTCCTCTCCGAGGAGTTCGACGGCGCCGAGGTCAGGGTGCGCGCGTGGGTGGCCCTCAATGGCCGCGACCCCGCCCTGCTGATCGACCCGGACGTGGACCTGTCCCGGATCCCCGTGCCGTGGTGGGGTCACGCGGACTGGATCCTGCCGCTCGACGAGCCGCTTCCGGGGCCCTGA
- a CDS encoding cytidine deaminase, with product MTDAASADALDPEDRKIITLARSARARNGVPEGAAVRDDTGRTYVATTVALDSLRLSALRTAVAMAVASGAAALEAAAVVSEAAAVPDGDLAAVRDLGGPGGKDVPVLLAGPDGRLRATIAGS from the coding sequence ATGACTGACGCCGCCTCCGCCGACGCTCTCGATCCCGAGGACCGCAAGATCATCACGCTGGCCCGCAGCGCCCGCGCCCGCAACGGTGTCCCCGAGGGAGCGGCCGTGCGCGACGACACCGGCCGCACCTACGTGGCCACCACGGTCGCGCTCGACTCGCTGCGGCTGAGCGCGCTCCGGACGGCGGTGGCGATGGCGGTGGCCAGCGGGGCGGCGGCCCTGGAGGCGGCGGCCGTGGTGAGCGAGGCGGCGGCCGTGCCGGACGGCGATCTGGCGGCCGTCCGGGACCTCGGTGGCCCGGGGGGCAAGGACGTCCCCGTTCTCCTGGCTGGCCCCGACGGGCGGCTTCGTGCGACCATCGCCGGGTCATGA
- a CDS encoding PfkB family carbohydrate kinase, whose translation MVTIEKVDPLAAVRVPGDPGCDVYLTGTVFLDIIFTGLDSAPVRGTESWARGMGSSPGGVANMATALARLGLRTSLAAAFGDDKYGEYCWETLERGEGIDLSRSRMVPGWHSPVTVSMAYDGERTMVSHGHEAPLPQEVPGERCPPPARSCVASLRAGERQEWIGEAAGAGSLIFADTGWDETGAWDLAALPDLAHCEAFLPNAGEAMRYTRADSPRAAAHALTEVVPLAVVTMGAEGAYAVDGRTGETAEVPAILVEPLDTTGAGDVFMAGFVTGTLAGWPLADRLALAGLTAALSVREFGGSLSAPDWGEVAAWWQEVRALTPEDGPMGGSLTRYGFLSGLLSAAGRPCARRRAVPTLGFRG comes from the coding sequence CTGGTGACCATCGAGAAAGTTGACCCGCTCGCCGCGGTGCGCGTCCCCGGGGACCCGGGGTGCGACGTCTATCTGACCGGGACCGTGTTCCTGGACATCATCTTCACGGGGCTGGACTCCGCGCCCGTGCGCGGCACCGAGTCCTGGGCACGGGGGATGGGGTCGAGCCCCGGCGGGGTGGCGAACATGGCGACGGCGCTGGCCCGGCTCGGCCTGCGCACCAGCCTGGCGGCGGCGTTCGGGGACGACAAGTACGGGGAGTACTGCTGGGAGACGCTGGAGCGGGGCGAGGGCATCGATCTGTCCCGGTCCCGGATGGTCCCCGGCTGGCATTCGCCGGTGACGGTCTCCATGGCCTACGACGGCGAGCGGACCATGGTCTCGCACGGTCACGAGGCGCCGCTGCCGCAGGAGGTGCCGGGGGAACGGTGCCCGCCGCCGGCCCGTTCCTGTGTCGCCTCGCTGCGGGCGGGGGAGCGGCAGGAGTGGATCGGCGAGGCCGCCGGCGCCGGCAGCCTGATCTTCGCCGACACCGGGTGGGACGAGACCGGCGCCTGGGACCTGGCGGCGCTGCCGGATCTGGCGCACTGCGAGGCGTTCCTGCCGAACGCGGGCGAGGCCATGCGCTACACGCGCGCCGACTCGCCCCGGGCCGCCGCGCACGCGCTGACCGAGGTGGTGCCGCTGGCCGTGGTCACCATGGGCGCCGAGGGGGCGTACGCGGTGGACGGCCGCACCGGGGAGACCGCCGAGGTGCCGGCCATCCTCGTGGAGCCCCTGGACACCACGGGCGCGGGGGACGTCTTCATGGCCGGGTTCGTCACCGGCACGCTGGCCGGCTGGCCGTTGGCCGACCGGCTGGCGCTGGCCGGGCTGACGGCGGCGCTGTCCGTGCGGGAGTTCGGCGGTTCGCTCTCCGCGCCCGACTGGGGCGAGGTGGCGGCCTGGTGGCAGGAGGTGCGCGCCCTCACCCCTGAGGACGGGCCGATGGGCGGGAGCCTCACGCGGTACGGGTTCCTGTCGGGGCTGCTGTCGGCCGCCGGCCGGCCGTGCGCGCGGCGGCGCGCGGTGCCCACGCTGGGGTTCCGCGGCTGA
- the era gene encoding GTPase Era: MSTPEPSPQTTTSPHRSGFACFVGRPNAGKSTLTNALVGTKVAITSNRPQTTRHSVRGIVHRPEAQLILVDTPGLHRPRTLLGQRLNDVVRATWAEVDVIGFCLPANEKIGPGDRFIAKELSQIKRTPKVAVVTKTDLVDNEALAEQLIAVDQLGKEVGVEWAEIVPVSATAGRQVGLLADLLVPLLPEGPPLYPEGDLTDEPEQVMIAELIREAALEGVRDELPHSIAVVVEEMLPREDRPADRPLLDIHAFLYIERTSQKGIVIGPKGARLKDVGTKARRQIEALLGTPVFLDLHVKVAKDWQRDPKQLRKLGF, encoded by the coding sequence ATGAGCACCCCTGAGCCGAGCCCGCAGACCACGACCAGCCCGCACCGTTCCGGATTCGCCTGTTTCGTCGGCCGTCCCAACGCGGGCAAGTCCACGCTGACCAACGCCCTGGTGGGCACGAAGGTCGCGATCACCTCCAACCGCCCGCAGACCACCCGCCACTCGGTGCGCGGCATCGTGCACCGCCCGGAAGCGCAGCTCATCCTGGTGGACACCCCGGGCCTGCACCGGCCGCGCACACTGCTCGGCCAGCGGCTGAACGACGTCGTGCGCGCCACGTGGGCCGAGGTGGACGTGATCGGCTTCTGCCTCCCGGCGAACGAGAAGATCGGCCCCGGCGACCGTTTCATCGCCAAGGAGCTGTCCCAGATCAAGCGGACGCCGAAGGTGGCGGTCGTCACCAAGACCGACCTGGTGGACAACGAGGCGCTCGCCGAGCAGCTCATCGCCGTGGACCAGCTCGGCAAGGAGGTCGGCGTCGAGTGGGCGGAGATCGTCCCGGTCTCCGCCACCGCCGGCCGACAGGTGGGGCTGCTGGCCGATCTGTTGGTGCCGCTGCTGCCCGAGGGCCCGCCGCTGTACCCGGAGGGCGACCTCACCGACGAGCCCGAGCAGGTGATGATCGCGGAGCTGATCCGCGAGGCCGCGCTGGAGGGCGTGCGGGACGAGCTGCCGCACTCGATCGCGGTGGTGGTCGAGGAGATGCTGCCGCGCGAGGACCGCCCGGCCGACCGGCCGCTGCTGGACATCCACGCCTTCCTCTACATCGAACGCACCAGCCAGAAGGGCATCGTGATCGGCCCGAAGGGCGCCCGCCTGAAGGACGTCGGCACGAAGGCCCGCCGCCAGATCGAGGCCCTGCTGGGCACGCCGGTCTTTCTCGACCTGCATGTGAAGGTCGCCAAGGACTGGCAGCGCGACCCCAAGCAGCTGCGCAAGCTGGGCTTCTGA